The following is a genomic window from Ictalurus furcatus strain D&B chromosome 14, Billie_1.0, whole genome shotgun sequence.
CTAAATCAAATGTATCCTACAACAATTATGATATTTTCAGTGCTAGTTTCTCAGCCCGCTAACATTCTAACGCTAACATGGCGTTCTTAGCTGTGTTTTCACCAAGGcttgtctttttaaaataataaaagataagCATCTGCTAAAAAGCTACAAGTTAGAAAAGAATTTACAAAATGTATAACAAAACACATGACATTAAAGcaccattaaaaatgaaaaataatcagaGCAAATTCAAACCCAAGTCTTTTATCATCGCACAATTTGTTCTCCATTTGTCTCGGGATCATTGGTTCATGTTCAGATGTTTGGCAGTAGATTAGACAGTCTATTAGTGTTCAGAGAGTAACATGGTGGCTCCCACAGGGAGTTAGATGACCTGTCCTCTGTTAGATGTCAGGAAATAGTTTTGACTACTTGCTCAGATTCAACTGATGTTCATGTTCTCGCATTTCAAAACATCAGAAAAGGCCTTGCACCTAGAGTCTATTTGTCATAATTAAGTGATACTTTTCCTGCTGGGGATTTTCTGTGAAGGCATCTGAAACTGCAGATGTCGTTTTCTTGAGCTGTTTTAACTTTGTAATTCCTGCAAACTGTTCTCTGAGAGTGTTCGTGTAAATTCAGTAGTTGTGCCCTGAAAATGGCACCATGGAACTTCATACAATTCTGAACTTTAAGACTCAATTAAGCAAtagttattcttctttttttcttccaaagaATGTAGCCTGTCAAGACAGTGGACACCAAAGGACTATGTTATGGCACAACCTTGGAGACAATATCCATTGGCGTGTtaccaaatatgaatatattatttgaTTAGTTGGAaggaacagataatgtgttctaaacaggtACAGATAAAATaggagtttttttcccccaatgagCATTTATATATGAAGCTCACAGGACAAGCAAAGACCACATTCGTTAATATCTGATACATTTGCagcattctttcattcatccttagaACCTGCCTGGTTAAGGTTGTGGTGATTTAAATTAGCCTGCTAGTTTGcttatattttgagaaatagaactaactaaattcattagaaaaataTTGCAGGCAGGcgcaaagaaaaataataattgcatGAGTGGGATTAAAGGAaaacatctctagttgagaccaattatgaacttgagtgatgtagctgaggttgaggaactgtcaatGCCTGAATTCACAGACCATTCTGacagttcagtgttttcagGGGCTTAGTGGTAAGGTCATGCCCTCCTcagttttaaatctgaatacaatCATTACACTACTCCCCTGATATCCATAAAACCAATGTTGCGCAGCCGTTGCTGCTGAGCAGTGTTGGCGATCAGGTTTTCACCTTTCTCGCAATTACATGGAAGATCACAGTGGTCTAGAACAGTTCAAACTACCAGTTATTAGTGTGTTAAGGAAACAGTCCCGAGGGAGGAAATGCTGAACGAGGAAAACGAATGGCTTCAATTTCAGTAACAGAACAAGTAGAAAAATTAGATACATTGCCAATCAAAAGATTTTGAACACATTAcgtattctaaaaaaaaaatattgtgttgtTTAATCTTCTGAGAATAAATCTCTCGAACATTATAAAATCTAAGGAAGGAGTCTGGATAAATGAATTGAGAAATGTCTTTGACttattttattgaaaacaaTTTAAATCTAATAAAACAATAAGCCTTAATACTGATTAGTCCAATAAGTACTTTCAGCACACAGATATGTATTTCTCTTAAAAtaagctatgtttccatccaagttgcgaatttaacttatgaaaaaatgtattaaatataatgtatatatatatatatataaaattggaaTACTGCTTAAAACACTTGCGAATAAAGAACCGGTTCCCAtttgttcaagagaacaaattTGTCACTTCCAGGGAAACTGGTGCATCTCGCTCTCCGTCATTTTTACTTCCCTGAGCCAATTCACAtcaaatcacatgatttgttgaggcaaagtcacatgacttttttgatGCACATCGAGGAATTTTttctgtaaatgtgtttccatcgtagTTTTTGTGCATGTCTTcatagcaaattaaaaaaaaaattatccactTCAAATGCGCACATGAGTTTTTTATGAGCATTTTGGAGATTTAATTCGCATcaggtgtttccatccagcctTTTATATGCAATATCCCaaaatggatggaaacataACTATAGATACTAGCACTGTCTGGGAGTTTTTATCTATAGGCTTAACATGTTtacctttctttaaaaaaagatctaaTTTAGTGTCCTTTTAAGATATGCAAGTGGCCAGTTAATAAGTCtttaaatacaacattttaTGTCTTCTTTGGAACACTTTTctaatatatgtttttttcttatttaactGCCATTttgtaccattttttttctggtgCTTATAGCAATTAAACTAATAGAACAAAAATAAGAGAAACTGGCAGTGGTCAAAACTTTGGCTGGTATTGTAATTGTTTTTAAGGTACTGCACAATAGCCAATGACTACAAAACTATACCTAGTTTCTACTGAAATTTTCTTTATAAATGTCACAGAGCCATGACAAGACTGTAAGTAGGCTGAACTTAGCCCCAAACCTAGACCTTAAAAGGAGTGAGAGGAAATAGTAGTCTGAATAAAAGAGTGACAGGAAATAATAGTCTGAATAAAAGCGTGAGGGAATATGATAGTCTGAAGAGTCCAAAAGGACTCATGAGTTAGAGACAACTCTATACCACATAAATTGACCCACATACTGGATTGTTTGGAGTTTCCGTTATATACAGTGGATCAAACATGAGCTGACATACTTCCCCTCCTCTCCCACTGAGCTGCACTGTGTTTGAGTGGatgtgtgaggaacatcagcatGCTGTCCATCATCTCcctgtgtgtttggtttttgtctCCCCTTGCTGGAGCCTTTTCTgcctccttttctttttatccCACTGAGCCATGAACCATGTCTGATGCTTTGAGTTAGATAGATCCTGTTAAGTggtctttattttttgttagtttGTATCTGTTTCTGTTGGTGTGTgcctttttgtgtttctttgagTCACTTGTGTCCTTTTCTCCCCATATTCTTTTTCCTCTGtaagtttcctctgggttctccaatttcctccaatgtctcaaaaaaaaaagcaaaaaaaaagctgatgtGTGGATTGGCTAATGTTAAATTGCTCTTGgatgtcaatgtgtgtgtgcatggttcccTGGTGTGtccatggtgtattcccacctcatgcccagtgtttccTGGACTCCAgattcaccatgaccctgaccaggataaaacacttgttgaagatgaatgaatgaatgaatgaatgaatgaatacacttGTCTCCTTTGAGGTGATTTGGCTTGTCTAGGAGGATGTTGTGGCCTACACGTGTGGCACGCAGCTAACTCTACCCTGCTCCCACAGTATTTGAGAAATTATTAGTTGATTAATGTGATTATTGAGTGACAGCTCAGCATTTTATAAACAAGGGGAATAAAAAGTGAGTTCTGATCAGAGATTTGTGATCAGTTTAAAAATTGTTTCTGGAAAATCTGAACTGAAACCTATACAAGGCTCTTCAACAGTGGTGGACATGATAGTCTACAGTGTGTCCCCAATTCTGACAGGATTCTGAGAAGCACAAAAGTCAAAGCTTTTGCCTTTTTTGTTGAGAGATTGTGAGTTGTGAAACGTTGCTGGCTTGGTGCGTCTTGAAAAAAAGCATGCGTTCTTCTTTTACTGCATGTCCATTCCCCGAAGTTCTTCCATATGACATGAAGTTGTACCGTtgcattcattatttattaaagcacttTTACATTATCCTCTCTGCTAGAAAGAACTTGGATCTGTTTAAAATGCAAGAAGCATGATTATACTTTCTGTCCGGTCTTCATATGTAGTCAAGCAACAATGTACTTCATATTTTAGCCTAATGGTTGCATTATGCTCAGTAGTACTGAGCTTAAAAACCATGTTGTTTATGTATGCTGTTGTTGTAGGCAAACACTTAGTCTTTTAGGAAATTCCTTTTATAAACAGATATAACGTAAGCAAAGCACTGGGTTACTGAACAGGTttccaaccctggtcctgggtTAGCCCATATCCtgaacattttagtgttttccctgttctaacacacccacttcaactcagATAGaactgttaattagctgattagttgaatcaggtgtgttagagtagggaaaacactaaaatgtgcaggacaaaTGGGAATTCAAGGATCAGGGTTGAGAAGCTGTGGGTTAATGTATAGTGGATTTtgtatgtaatgtttttttttttggaattccTTCATCTGTCACAAATTATATTTCCTATATTTGATGAAAGCTGGTGAACAGATAACAGATGATGTAGGGGTACAGATTATGAAACTGTACATTGCATTTTTTCagctactaaaaaaaaaaaaaacatgtgttaTTTGTATGAAGCCTTGTTCTCTTTGGAAAGACAGCAACGGAAAAATATAAATTCAATGAGCCTGAATGAGAAATCGAAAATATCCAGATGAGAATGATTTTCAGCTGTGTCTATAAATGGCCTCAAGGGGGCAGTAATGCATCATTGTTATTCAAACGAAGTTTGAGTTCAGCGATACCAGTGTCTTTTAAGGTCAGTCTTGAGACATCCAGAATGCTTGTCTttcacttttatccaaagcatctTACATATGAACTCAAATCGGATTCCTATCTTATCCCAACtggttgaaggttaagggtcttgttTTTGGCTGATTGAGGAATAGCTCAATGGATTggaaggttgcgagttcaaatcccagcactgccaagctgaaACTGTTGTGGAAATGACCAATGCCCTGGATCTTTATCTGCTCAGTTCAAACTTCTGCCAAATTAATAGATCTAAATGTAGATAAAAAGAATAATTATAGATAACTACTGATGTCATCAACATCCTTATTTCCATACTAGTGTATCTGGGCAGTGTTATATATCAAAATTTTCTGAGAGTGACTTGATGTCTCGAAGTTCACATCCCAGCTTCCCTTGAGTGATTTTCACTCATAAATCTCTCACCTgtcttgacttgacttgaactGAACTCTACATGTAACTCACCCTGCCAGAATGAGACATGATAGCATGACTACTTGTAGGACACTGGACAGAGTGTTCAGTATGACATCTCAGTAATAAGAGACTGTAGTGTGGTTGTAATATGACGTACGAGTGTTTATGCTAACCTGCTCCAGAATATAAGTTCCCAGGCCTACTGGAAGGCTGACTGTGCGTCTTTGACTATCCAGACCAGATCCCCCACACCTCCAGTGCTGTAAATTCAGGAGTTTTCAGAAAGGCCACTTTGTTGCAGCAATAGGCAGTCATGTTTCAGGTGCAGCCGTGCCTGTCGGGGCCTTGTAAAGCCTGTTTATAGATCTCCAGCCCAGTGACGGCACGGTCTGGGCCAAAACGTAGGGGAGCTTATTTAcggtgagacacagagagagggagagagacggagagttTTTCCCAGGCAGGCCTGTGGGATTCTGCAGCAGTATGAAGGACGTGCTTGCTGCCTTGGCATGGCTTGGCGCCAAGGCCATGCCACACACCCTGACAGCTTTATGTGCCAGTTTCGTGGAGCGCTCTTCAGATTATTGCTGCTGGATCGGATCAGCATTagggcttgttttttttcctgttaaaaaGAGCAGATTCTTAGAATCAGTGCCTGCTTGGACCCCACAGTAGCATGATTAATGCCTGTGTACTCTCTGGTGTCAAATAATCACAGCTTGTATATAAATCCAGGCATAGTGTCAAGCAGACTTGGCCATACATTTACTGTGtaattgtaatgtaatgtatggACAAGGTAAATGGAGAAAATTAACTACAAcacaaattccaaaaaagttgggacacagtgtaaaatgtaaataaaaacagaatgcaatgatttgcaaatcccaTAAAcgcatatgttattcacaatagaacatagaaaccatataaaaagtttaaactgaggaaatgtactattttaaggaacaaataaggtaattttgaagttgatggctgcaacacgtctcaaaaaatttgagacCGGGGCAataaaagtctggaaaagtaagtgttactaaaaagaaacagctggagaaacattttgcaactaattaggttaattggcaacaggtcagtaacatgattgggtataaaaagagtatcttagagaggcagagtctctcagaagtaaagatgggatggaatctggatggaagcatatgttgctctaaaacctgtatatacctttcagcattggtGGTGCCTTTCCGGATGTGAAAGCttcccattccataggcactaatgcacctccATACCACCAGAGATGCaggaactgagcgctgataaaaagccgggtGGTCCCTCTCCtagggcacggtggcttagcacattcgcctcacacctccagggtcaggggttcgattcccgccgtggccctgtgtgtgtggagtttgcatgttctccccgtgctgcgggggtttcctccggatgctccggtttcctccccctgaccaaagacatgcatggtaggctgattggcatgaatgggtgtgtgaatgtgtatgtgagtgtgtcctgcgatggattggcaccctgtccagggtatacccccccttgtgccccatgctccctgggataggctccaggttcccctgtgaccctgaagaggataagaggtatagaagctggatggatggtccttctcctctttagtttagaggatgcggtGTCCATGATTTccagaaagaataaagaattttgATTTGTCtgacagttttccactttgcctaagttgattttaaatgagctttggcccagagaagacgttGGTATTTCTGGATCACATTCACATAcagcttcttctttgcatgatgaagctttaaccagcatttgtggatggcacagcAAACTGTGTTcgcagacaatgagttctggagatgtttctgagcccatgcaatGATTTCCATTACATAATCATTCCTGTTTTTAATGTAGTGCCGCCTGAgcgcccgaagatcacgggcatgcaatattgattttcacccttgttcCCTTGTgcacattttatgttaatattatgtactgtagatgatttTATGTTGAGGAGCATTATATTGAAATTTTTCCATAAATTGTAGATGCAGATTattgaacctctgcccatctttacttctgaaatactgcctctctaagacactctttttatacccaatcaagTTACTGACCTTTTGctaattaacctccagctgtttcttttcagtaacacttacttttccagccttttgttgccgcgtcccaacttttttgagacgtgttgtggccatcaaattcaaatttatcttatttttttcttaaaatggtacagttcctcagtttaaacatttcatatgttctattgtgactaacatatgggtttatgagatttgaaaatcattgcattctgtttttaattacattttacacagcgtcccaacttttttggaattggggttgtaaatttGTGACAGAGGGATACTTAATATGTACTTTAAACGTGTACTGCTTTCTGAGGAGTATTGACATACTGATGCTAAATACTggtacaattttaaaaacttattGTAATGAGATATGACTTAAGTAAGTAATTTGTCACAATAGTTCCGTACGTAGATTGGGCAACATTTCAGACATAACATATGACCATGTTACCATTATCCGTAataatttcaaatatttaattgCAAATCATTAAAATACCTTCCATAGAGAATGCATGCATAAGTAGAAAATCCAACATCGCAGCCATAAATGAAAAGGTCTTAAACTGTCTAATCTGTAATATACCTTTACATACCTCAACCTCTTaagttaaatgtaaatgcaaacatTGCAAATGTTTAAcggtcaggttttttaaattttattttttattaagaatGTCCACAGTGCCCGACAGAAGCTTGTTAATGGAAGCATTTTACCCATAATATAGTCCAGTCCAAGACTAGATTTAATCTGGAAATGAAACAATAAAACTTCACAATTTTAGTCTGTATGCAGTACTGTTGGCAGATAGTGATAGACTGCGCCAACAAAAATGGCCAAATtatggttaataataataaatggttaaATGGTGTAAATGGTTGTAAACCAATAAATGGTTAAATGGTGTACTCTGTGTCTCTGTACTCCTTATGAAACCCTTCTACAGTCAGGGTTGAAGGGAATTCTCCTATGGCTGTACCAAAGATGGTATTTCCAATGGTTGTATCCATAATAGCTTTCGCTATTTGTGTAGACTTAACCTAGTTTCTAGGTCTTAGGCCAGTTTATTATGGCTCCAACCGCTGCCTCTTTtcagtggagagagagtgagggctgcaattttttttttctacttggAACCAGTAGAGTTGTCTGAAGGGTTGGCTAGAACACAAGCAGCCTGGCTTTCCATGACACACACTCtgagctgctgctgtttttgtgtCAGACTAATGTGTTTGGGGTAAATCCCAAATAGTGCATAAGTGACACACAAATTAGATAATCATAGACACTTCATCATTCTGGAACTGGTGAGTGATTGCGTTTTCTTTATGTTAGCaaccacagtgtgtgtgcatgtgtgtgtgcgcatgtgtgtgcgcatgtgtgtgcgcgtgtgtgtgcgcgtgtgtgtgtgcgtgcgtgtgtgcgtgtgtgtgtgtgtgtgtgtgtgtgcatatgacCTAGGGGTGTGTGTATTCAAGCATCCTAATTTTtaacacaaattaaaatattcatagaatacttagtggttagcacattcgcttCACACCAGCAgtgttggaggttcgattcccgctacTTCCCTGTATGTGtgaggtttgcatgttctccctgtgctgcgggggtttcctccgtatactccggtttcctcccccagtccaaagacatgcatggtaggctgactggcatgtccaaagtgtccatagcgtatgaatgggtgtgtgagtgtgtatgtgattgtgccctgcgatggactggcacccgatccagggtgtacccaaccttgtgtccgatgctccctgggataggctccaggttccccgcgaccctgaaggataagcagtatagaaaatgaatggatgaatggaagtaTTTGTGTACACTCTTCTTATTTTATGTGCCACACCTGGAAATTACTGTACACTTTATATTTAATCAACAAGTATTCCAAATTACAATACACACAAAATttcatactttaaaaaaacaaacaaaatatgttACATATCTACAGTTTGATTGTAGTAGTTGAAATAATGTAGCTATTACaacaagcatttatttattatgtatacTATATTACATATAGTAATACTATATTACATATAGTATAACTGTACTGCATACAATGGCTATATTTATACATGTCTGTGTGATTATAGatatatatgcatttatatgtacattttatatttaaacattgcataaagaataaaataaataacttacaGGGGGTATGCTTATGAAATAGAAATGCTATGTTAGAGTCATGTGTCAAGAACAAAAGGACCTATGATCTGCAGTATCAAAAATGAGCTACATCACGAATACCctgcaaaagtaaacaaacagtcTGGGAGATCTGGAATGACCGCTGGAAGGGAAAAGGACAAGAGGAGAGCTTCACTGGGCCTGTTACTTAGTCTGTGCTTAGAGGATCTTCACCTCCGGATGTCAGTGTTCTCAGGGTCCTCCTGCTCAGCCATCGTGGCATCGAGGCTTGCACGCCGTGCACCCTGACCACGACTTCTTGGATGGGCGCTCGAGCCCCCTTTGCCAGGcttttctttgtctgcttggcgtGGACCTTTAGGATGCTCATGTTGACTTGCATGGCGCTCCTGGTTGCCAAGGGGGGGTGGCGATGAGCAGAAGCTCAGGCTGTGGCAGAGCGCACCCCAGTTTTGCTCACATTGTATCCGGACACTTCTGCTAATCGCCTCCTTCACTTCTTCACCACAGGCTAGTAAGATGTTCACCAGTTCCACATAGggcctgagagagaaaaagagagagagagagagagagagagagagagagagagagagagagagagagaaaacattgTGCCTCTAGGACCATGTTGCAAAATATAACACCAAATAGTGCACATTTTGGACCACGTGGAATTCTGGAGCTGCTGGCCAAAGACTGGAACTCAGTACGCCAGCAAAAAGAAACGAGCGAAGCAAGCCACTACACTGGAAGGTTATGTCACCGTACCGATGACAGCATGGACCTTCCATGAGACTCTACAAAGACCCATTTAACACTCTTCTGACTTAAACCCTCCCATTATGCAAGCCTGTTCACAAACATGGGGTTGAAAAACAGATttgccccccaaaaaaatgaatgttttgctTCTGTCCAGTTATATTTAGCTGCTGATTTTTTCAACTTTCTTAGAAGAAATATCTTTCCAAACATAAAGCAAACGTGTAGGTTTGGACACCCCACAGTCTTTTTCTTATGCAAATGTAAGTGCACAGAAACGGGGCATTTCATAGAAAGTGGCTTTGTTGGTTTGCTTGGCAGGTTCATTAAGCAGCACTCCATGTAAAGGAAGGAACAGGTTGAAAGACTGGCCTGTAACTGTGTGTGAGCACTCACCCTTTTGGGAGCAAGTCCTGGAAGTGGATCATCTCTACAATGACATTAACGTTGTCCTTAGCTGCCGCACACAAGTTATGCTTTGTGTAGCATTCTCGCTGAAGCTGGAACACCATGTCTTTTATGGCCAGGCACTTTCGACTGATGCAGCTGAATTTGTGCCTCAGGCCATGGGCCATGCATTTTAGTGCATCTTTGATGAAAGACTTGCCCTGCAAACACACAAGATGAAATTTTCTCCTGTTGCTTAAGTGTTCAGCAGACCTCTTGCACAAGATAAAAATTTGTCTCCCCTGCCAGCAttgcaatacacacacattattctcAAGCAGAGAGCCCCCTGCATCTGCTTGGATAACATGAACCAATGCAATTCCTGCAATGCGAGTTAAGAGCTCATTTATGTTTCAACACAAAGTTTAAGGCCCCTCTGTGATGCAGAACAGGCCATGTCTTGAGGCTGTGTTTCAGGCCAAAAGCTTTCTGCTCTGAATCCACCTGCAGCTTGTGAAACCGGAGCCGAGGCTAAGACCACCTGCCACTGGGGGACATGACCTCTCTGAGAGAGCAGAGTAGCACTCAGGGATCAAGAGACATTTCATTACCTGGGAGTCAAACTTCCCGGCATTGTGCAAGAAGGTCAGGCAGATTTCCTGCAGTCCCCGGATTTCACACGAGTTGTTCTCAAAGCACTCGAACACGCCGCAGCCCACATCTCCAGCATTCACCAGACAGTGTTGGATCTCGGCTAAGACAGCAAAAAAGGGCGAGAATGTGATTTGTCACTTTAGAAAAGACAGACATTTGACTAAAGTTGAATCTTAAGATTCCTTTTATCTTATACCCTGAATGCACTTTCATACTTTCAACTTTTCTTTTATGCAAGATTGCTACTTTTTAAAGGGCTTGCTGAGTTTGGAGAGCAATAAACCTAAATGACACATGAGTATGTATATAAGACATAACCTTTCGCCTCATATGTTTGGAAGAAGATCACTTAGTGCCTATTTTAGGTTTTGTTtctcaactgaaaatgcaagaACTGTACTTAGAGGACAGATttagcacagagagagagcgcgcagCTGAGGTAATTAAGGTATGCTATTAAAGTCAAACTGGGAGGCATCTGGCAGTGAGTGTCTGAGCTGTGGAAAACCAAGGTTAACTGTATGGGGGGCAGGATGAAATTATGTTTCTCACTTTAGAGAAAGGCTGTAAAACTGCTGAAGAAACCCAATGATGTAGGAAACTCGCAGAAGAACAGGTAGTTTGGATGTGAAAGTGTGATGGTGACTGACATGGGCTGGTGGAGCAATGCAACCGCCTTTCTACTCTTGTGATTAAAAGCCTCAGGAAGGCTTGCATACTGCAAAGAACCCTAATAGTAGTCACTGATTTTGATTCTCTGATGTATGGCGATAGATGAGTTCACATTTTCGTATTCTGGTGCGCAAGATAAAATCATTCACCCAGCAGACAAGTGGCTAGCAAATAAGCCAATACTGATTCAATAACACAATGcgtatacagtacatgtttaAAGCCTATCGAAGAAGGCTGGTTTCAGTTTGTGCCTCTGGGAAGAACGTGTAAAGGTTCTGCAAAGTAGAACGCAACAACAGAGTGGCTTTCTGTCAGAAAAGATTACAAGCAgaaccattttaaaaaatcctacaCCCATTAGCCAATGGGGACCTCTTGAGGAGTGTAGCAGTTTTCAGTTAGCCATTTAGTGATTTGAAACATAAGAAAAGCTCTGTGTATAAATATGCAGATGAGCAGGCTTAATAGATGTCATTAATAAATATCATTACATgcttattatacattataatcattatatattatatattagcattatatcattattatatattacacacactcagaagaaAATTATTTAAGTCAGGTTTTAAGATATAATTTCTTATCACGTGGGTGATAGCTCAAGGGTgtatcttttttaaatttagtatgTCATGTCATTTAATGTATATGATTAGTCCTTAAGGACTGTGGTTGTAAGAACTTTGaggggggaaaatacattttcagggGAAAAACATCCCTTGTGACATCCTAAAGGGTTCTTCTCTTTGTCCCTACGTGGGAAGTTTTCTATGAAGACTTCTACAGAAACTGATTAGAACGTTAGAACTGTTAAGCATCCAAGCAGCCAAAGAACCCCTGCGTGTATAAAAGTGTGGCATTAATTGGCTTAAAATGGACCTCAAACAGTCCAGTGTATagctgcattattattataatactacTGGTGGATAGAGGTGTTCTCTATGACTGCAGCATTTCTTCTTTAAGATCGGGTGTGTGTGCACGATGCATTATTTTTGCACTGAGAAGCCTTTAATCGCTCGTTATTAACGCGTGATGACTTCGCGCGCAGCGCTCTGTCCGTGATGAAGATCGGCGCGCGCCTAGGAAAACTGAGACTCTCGGTCGGTCCGCGCTGCTTGTGTTGGCGCGCGCGGGGAATGCGCTCGGAGCGCGCGAGCCTGCCGCAGCTTTGCATCGGGTTACAAGACTCGATCTAGGGAATCtgcacctacctacctacctacctacatacatacgtccatacatacacacatacaaacatgccTACCGTGCACGGCTGCTGTAAATCATCTCCTGCCTCCAACTCCCTGCAGCGACCCTTCTGATCAAATTCAAGTCCAACAGAATGATATCAAGATTCAGTGTTTATTGCTGCAGGAGGTGTCGTGTCGTGCTCTCGAAAAGTTATGCAAATCAGTCTGGCTGACATGAGTAAGGCTTATCGCGTGTAACCTGAGGATTCATTGCATCACTCACGTAGCTCGCGTGCTGCTCCAGGAAAGTTGCG
Proteins encoded in this region:
- the stc2a gene encoding stanniocalcin-2a, which translates into the protein MLSRFAVALLVLSVIALTDGTDATDAHESHPEKAASPNQKGRLSLHNTAEIQHCLVNAGDVGCGVFECFENNSCEIRGLQEICLTFLHNAGKFDSQGKSFIKDALKCMAHGLRHKFSCISRKCLAIKDMVFQLQRECYTKHNLCAAAKDNVNVIVEMIHFQDLLPKGPYVELVNILLACGEEVKEAISRSVRIQCEQNWGALCHSLSFCSSPPPLGNQERHASQHEHPKGPRQADKEKPGKGGSSAHPRSRGQGARRASLDATMAEQEDPENTDIRRVAGNLEPIPGSIGHKVGYTLDRVPVHRRAQSHTHSHTHSYAMDTLDMPVSLPCMSLDWGRKPEYTEETPAAQGEHANLTHTGK